The sequence ttttttttttccttttaactaTTCAAACTGTACCATCCTCAAGTACAGTATACACCCACTTAATGTGACACTGTAACAGAATTTCAGCTTGTGCAGCAATTTTACATGAAGCAAAATGACCTTTGAGTCAAtgcatttcattaaatattaaatttatgGGAACTGTGACAGCACTAATGAATACAGTCTCCAGTAAGTGAAGATGTATAATATAAATGAATGGTAGGCAGTAAACCGACTGAGCTTTTGAAGAAACTGTATATTAATGGCATCAGTACTAGAGTGCTCCCTTACTGCGGTGCTAACTAACAGGCCTCTAATTTTCCATTCCTGTTTATACTGTTAGACGTTATAACCTTTACGAGTAAGTTGCTCATACCTCCAGTAACTGGTCTCCGTATTCCAGTCCTGCTTGGTGGGCGATGCTACCTCCAGTGACTTTAGACACAAAGATTCCTCCATTCTCCCCACTGACAATAGAGATGCCCAGGGGCTCTGCACCTTTGTGCACAATGACATTTCGGGGTTCCTCCAAATATGGCCTGCAAGGAAAAAGGAAGATGCGCGAATGAATAGCATCAAAGAAAAGTAGTTCCAAAACACCACAGAGGAGAAAGTTGAGAGGGTAAACGGTGAGGCAACATTTTTACACCTGGGCTGACCAATTTGTTTGGACCTCTGGAGAGTTATTtttacagtggcaagaaaaagcaTATAACATCTTGAGAATGACATGGTTTTCTACATtaattggtcataaaatgtgatctgagcTTCATCTAACACTGTATAGACAAACACAAGGTATTTGATAACACAGATGATTAGAacctttcatgtctttattgcACAtacccattaaacattcacagtgctggtGGAAAAGGTCAAACttcctttggcagcaataatGTCAATGGCCAGGAGGAAATAAGGAGGACAGGATGTTTGGTGGTGGGATTCTTTTAAGCCTTTAGCTGTTACTCTGGCCTTCTTTCTACCTCACTGAGCATTCTGCATTATGACTTGGGAGTTATATTAGCTGGGCACACTCCTGTAGGGAATGTAGGCATAGTACTAAAACATCTCCATTTAGACATCATTTCTCTAACTGTGAACTGAAGAATATCTAAACTATTTGAAAATACTTGATAACCCTTTCCAGCTTTATGCAAATGAACTAGTCTTGATTTTAAGTCTTCTGGGATCACTTTTCTCTGAGACAGATGTCTCTTCTGAAGAGTAAACTCAAAAAGTTTGTGTGACTAGCTTTTGTTAGTGTCATTAGCCGAGGGGTAAACATACTTTTTCCAACctacactgtgaatgtttgaaaTGATATATTCTGACATAATACTGATGGTGGTTGTTTATAATTATAACATAGATGAAGATCTGaccatattttaaatgtaaatcattccAAAGCAGTCTCTTAtgttttcttgccactgtataCAAAATTATATCAGGACAAAATTCTAAGATCAACAACATTTTCAACACAAATCCTAAGTTTGAAGCCGAGTTTCGACTTCTCCCCAGGTCTGTAAATTGATCATCTCTTTAGAGCAACAATTTATGCCTGGCGTACTGAAGAACCTGGGCAGGTTTAGAGTTCAGAGGCAGAGTACAACAACATGAAAGCACAGGCAACTAAAATCCTTTTACATGAAGGAGATTTGCGTGAACTTTGTGAGTCTTTGCAACAAGTTGGCTTTGGACATGGATTACAATCCTATGAAGGCAGATAAAAGGAATGGATTAGCAGCCAGAGACGGGGGCAAAcagagtggtggtggtggtgtacAAACAAGACCATGACCCAGAAGTTTGAGgttaaaaaattataataataataattccatTGCATAACATACTAAGGGGTGACTTGGCTTAaggccaaaaaacacacatgcgtAGTGACCCTATCGTCATCATAGGGTATGGACATTGCATGCAGTGTCTGAGATTCAGGTGGTTATTCCAAGACAGAGGGTGATAAGTGAAGACATATAAACATAATTCTGAACATCTGAAATTCACAAAATGAAGCTAATCAGGGCTTCTTTGTGTCTCAGGGCAcaaattatatacagtactgttgcatgcaaatctgaaaatgaaaaccatgtTCTTTCTGTTGGTGAAAATAATCACAGTATCTCTTTTTGCATTCCATTTAGTGCAGGTAAACTGCACAAGACTTTTCTGCTCCAACATCTGCCCACATGCACTGAAGCATGTGAACAACGTGAATTTGGGGGAGAAGGGTGGGGGACATTCCCTTGTTTGTATCACTGTGAGGAAAACAAACCTGAGGCTCCTGAGAGAGGAGAACCTCGGCCTTGCAGCCAGAGGAATCCTTAGAAAAGATCGGTTACGGTAAAGAGATCTGGAAGCGGAACGTTACAGAGAGGCAGGAGGAAGATAGAGAGGAGAATGGAGGACAGATATCATATAGAGACAGTAACAGTGTAAAAGACAGAGCTCTCAGCGATGCAaagttgaaaacaaatgctggagaaaaaaataaaataatcatcagCACATTGGTGCTTGCTATTTGGAAACAGCAGGAGACTTCcataaaactataaaactgGTTTTAAAAGGATTTAAATCTGAATTTCAATGAGGGATTTCACAGTTCTGACCATGATAGACCTGTTGCCTGGCAACACTTTTTGAAATAGCCTAGGAGGATCTTTAAGGGTAGACGTGGGCCATATTGTACCCAGTTCTAAACTGATCTTTATCATCATACACTATTTTCTCAGTATCTCAGTCCTACAGCAGGCCACACTGATCAAAGAGACATCAATAACAATCATCTGATTCATACTCTAAACAAATCAACCATGATATGCAATTTTACATGCTAGATCAGGAATTTGTCAAAAAGCTCATTTGTAGACATTTCAGCTGGTCATCTGCACTTGATTTTTGGTGCTTTTCATCTGTGAACACTTGTTTCCGTCATACCTGTCTTTCCTGCGCTCCCCTATTGGCACAGGACTGACTGAGATCCGAGGTAGAGTAGAAATGGAGCCTTGTGATTGACTGCTGGCAAACGAGGAAGTCTCCAGATTCATTGGCGACTGTGGAGGTGTGATGAGACTGGGACTGCTACACTCTGAGTGTGAGAGGGAGCCTGCATATGGAGACAGAGGAAAGTACATTTCTGGTACTCACATGAAATGTGATTACAACTGCAACTTCAAACAATTTTGTGATTCAAAGAGCATTTATAAAAGGACAGTAAACAAATCATTCACTTGTCCCACATCCGAAAATACCACATCATTGCTGAAAAGGATACTGATACCTGAGCTGCCACTCAGCAGCCTCCAAACATATTGTTTCACacttaatgtaaaaaatatgtttctaaTCAGGAGGAGGAAGTGTGAGTAATCATATCTTTATATTGTCTGGAGATTATTCATaccttaaaacatttttttttttttggtgaacaCAATCTGACCACTCAGGATGCACATTACCACCTTGTGCAGAAGAgataaaagtgacatttttttttggtggtagccaaaagctgcagagactGGAAGGTTCCAACATGTTTTAAACTTCTGACACGCATGATCATAACAGACTGATATGAGTGTTTAAATGAGACGTCCAGATATGAGAATAACATTTAAGATGTCTCATGTTTTTCTACTGGTGCTGTTAGACCTCAATTAAAAACCTTAAACAAGATATTACGACTCAGAAAGCCCGACTAAGTTGCATCAGGCCCAGGGGTTGGGAAATAAGAGTTAAGAGAGTATATTATGACTTATTTGGAGCTCTTAAGTGTTTTCATGAATTGATTTAGTCCATTGTGTTTTCAATAATGAGCTCAATACCTCTGTCTGATCCCAGCATGGAGCGGGGGTACCGGGGAGTGGAAGGGATTTTGATCCTCTCTGTGCGGTAGTGCACATTATTGGAAGAACCTGGCGGAGGGATGAGATGATTCAGAAATCAATGCCGTGACATAATTTCTGAAAACAGAAAGGGACATGGTGTCTGTGACCTTTACGTGTacatgtgcgtgcgtgcgtgtcaGACTGACCGAGCCGTGCACTGGAGGGCAGTGAGTTTGTACCGTGTGAAACTCTGCTGCTGCGTGATGATGAAGATTCAGAGTAGTCGCTCGTACGCTTCTGTTGGCTCAGGTCCAGACTCAGGCGACCCTGGTGTTGTGGACTACACAGACagaacgaacacacacacacacacacacacacacacacacacacacacacacacacacacacatatatatgtgtatatacacagtGTATAAATGATGTTACTTCAGTATTATTTAAATACTGAAGACAAGTAATTAAATTGATGGGCTGAACTGAATCATGTGATTCTGCCTTTTGGGAAACAGGCcaatttaaatatatgaatCATCATAACTGGCCCTATAACTGACACGACAATTAACAAACTTGCGATCTCAAGTGTTGGTTTAAAACCAAGGATCAAGGAAACTGAGTGTGGACAGGAAGTAACCTGGTATGGGTGTGCTGGTGACATATCTGGGAGGCGACAGATGGACAGTTGCTGGTATGAAGACGGTGACTGCGCACAGTGTACACTGGATTCCTCATCACGGCAGTCACAGCAGGACAAGGGGCCAGTCCCCGGTGTGCTGAATCTGACAGAGCATAAACACACTGCCATGTTAAAGAGGAGGGGGATCAGTGATTATAGTGGGAGTGTGTTTCTGTAAGCATTTGAGAGACTCACTAGGAGGTAGGGTGCCATTGTAGACCGTGGGGACGAAGCCAACGCTGTGTCTATGGGAGCGGCTAGGGGAGGACCGCAGTAGGTCCCTAGGTTCTGGTGAATGCTCATCATTAGAGTAGCTCtgtgatgaatgaggaaaaaaaaaaaaaacacttaatattTTCCCTGCAGGGAAACAAACTGTTATATCTTGGGAGAAATCCTCTACCTTTTGCTTgagaaaagtgctatataagAAAAATGAGAGTCTGAACAATAGCAAAAGTGAACATTTATTCCCACTGCATTCTCCTGCATGCTTCAGGGCCTGAAGAGGTAGCCAGCCAGGCATCTCTGTCTTAGCTCCAGGAACTGACTCAGCTCCTGGGTTTGGTAGCTGCACCAGAGTAGATGCATCAATCGTGCTGACACACCACCTAAGGAGCAAGTCCCAGAGGCTCTCATGGGGTTGTAAATTATATTACAAAATAGTTGTTTTGGCCCATAGGGGTGATTTAAGATGTCGGTTTCCATTTAGAATCTTTTTGAAACACTTCTCAAATGTGTCATGTTCTCATCTCTTTATTAGAGAATATTTTTTAAGAGGAGAACATTTCAGAAGCAAGTGCATCAcacagatctagttttgaggTCTTTAATGGACTCACTTGGAAGGTGGGAAGAGTGATGGTCTGTGGAGTCATCCTACGCCGAAGGGCCGGGGCAGATTTAGGGCGTGGCCTCTTCACCTCTGGCTCCTCCCCTCTGGTTCGGCCAATGTCCTCATCACATGACTTCCTAGAGGTCAGGACCTTTCCGTCCAGGAAGTAGTGGTTTCCATTTCTGTCCCTTTCTCGCTcactcctctctctgctctctcctgcTGCCATTGAGATGACAGCCTCTCCCTTGCCATCTGAGGTGATTGTGCAGTCAGAGGCAGAGCTgctttgatgtttgtgtttgaactTAAAGGAGTCATTGCGTGTGGGTGGTGTTGGTGGGGTTGGGGTAGGGGTggatgaggaagagagagactCTGACTTTGAAGGCTGTGGGGAATGGGaagctgcaacagcagcagcagctactgctgcaatctgattggctgccatgTACTCCATCTTAGAGGATGGTGTTTCAGGGCGTTTGAAAGTTTCTGGGTCGAAGATAGACTTTCGCTGTTTGGGTGATTTGTAGATGGACAGctgggctgctgctgtgactggaCTGGTGTTATCCGGAGCCACTGACATACTTCCCACTATCATCTTGGGCCAGGTGCCCCCACTGTGCTTCTTCTCCAGGCTTGTCTCTAATGTGATGCAGTCTGAGATAGAGACAGGTTCAAAAGGTAACGAGGAAGGCGCCTTTGTGTAAGGACAGCACTCTTGGAAAGCACTAGGCCCATAGCGACCAGAGCCTAAGTCAGATGCTGGCCGAAGGCTAGTGGCAAGGAGGGAACCTGAGGAGAACGGCTTGCTGATGTCGCCATACATCTCATCAGATTCACCTCtaaccttcctcctctccccaGAGATGCTACTTGTGCTGGTGCTTCCAACATCAGGGCAGAAGATGTCAGTCTGTGTCGAGCTGTTGTGTTTGAGGTTGCGGCTGTTCCGGGAGTGAATCTCTGACAGGTGAATTCGGCCATTGGATTTCTCTGACGACTCACGTAGGCTCTCAAAGATGTTCTGGCCTGATGTGCTGTGAGGGAAGAACTGTGAAGACATGAAATATTAACAACACCAAATAAACAGACCAAGTGTTTTAAATTGTACACaggcaaaataataataatgcactAGGTAATTCAGTTCTCATAAACCATacagttaaagtaaaaatgttatgtaggccatggaaaaaaaaaaaagaaaaaaaaaaaaatcaagaaaaaaagtGCTTGAAGATGTTCACCGTAAGTGAAGTAGAAAAGGAGCTCAGAAAGTGAGATAAGTGTGCCCCACCTTCATGAGAGACAGGCTGAGAGAGTCCCTGCAGCTCCTCAACAGAGCCTCACACTCTGTCACAGATTTGTTATCCAGAGCAATGCCATTTATCTGGGGAGCAGAGAAAGACATTGGAAACAAGGACAGGTCCTTCAACACTAAAGCAATGCACATTAGTCTTTCAGATACTATATGTATATGTCTTGGGTGGCAGTGTTGCTAAAATAGACATACAtctacaaacacatacaggtgACATATTTCCTGAACATACGAGTCTGGGGCCCGAAATGTGCTTCACCTCACTGTAGTGGAGATTCCACAATCTAGGTCAGCAAAAATCCTCCACAACGGAGTCCACACATTTCCATCACAATAGGCTCAACTTGAGAGGATTTTTACAGCAATATTTGAGAGTAAAATAGGTAATATATTATAACTAAAATTTATCATAAAATAAGTTCAAGAAGGActttctgctttaacctggaaCATCTTGTATTAAGCAGGTGAAAGAAACACCTCAGAGCCATGGAGTTCAGTTGCTGACATTCAGTTGGATCCCATGCATATTTCATTAGAGATTcagcaaatgcaaatgcaattaAGCATTTAATAAGCTATACATAACCTGATACACTAATGTGATTAACATCCACAAGGGGACATAGCAAATACGATACTCTTCCACGATTAAGATCTCTTAAGGCATCATCTGTACTTACCATTGCTAATTGTGGTTGCAGCTGAGCTATCATCTGGTATATCAGTTCCCTGGCTACATGGAGGAGACTGCTATGCTGTTAAATGGTGAGCTGAGAAATCTAAGTGCTCTGAGATTCAAAGGTAATGCTTACTGGTAGATTAGCACAAGAGACAAGGTCACTTTTCAGAAAGAGAAATGGATATGCATACTTCTAGTTTGGACTTTTCTCTAAATTCCCTATGTGACTATACTGCAGCTCCGTGTGAAGACAGCTCCACCTAGCCCTCTAGAGCGGCAAGGCTTTGAGGATTTAATCAAAAATAGGAGacttttctcctcctgctgcttcacATACTCAACCAAATCCCACCTTATCTGGATTTGAGTGCAGATACTGGAATGGATTAGGGGCTGGTTTTAGAAATCTAAAGAGACCTGTACGAGCAGCAGTGTGGAGAAAGgcagtataaaaaaataaataaaacaggatttcATAAACGCTGACAATGACTCACAGCGATCAATCTGTCCCCTACTGTCAGAGAACCTTCTCTGGCGGCTGGGCTGCCCTGGGCGATAGCAGTGACAAACACCCCACTCTCCAGACCAATACCACTGTCTGAGATATAGAAGAGAAATATAgtgattaataaaaaaaaaaaaaaacaggaaataacacagacacataaacttTCATGAGGCTTAGTaatgtgacaaagacaaaacatttaaatctaCTGACAAGCAAGCTAAATATTTGTGCAAACTAATATACCTTTGTGCCCCACGAGGTTGATGTGAACAGGCGTGACGAGCCTTCCTCCCAGAGACTTCCTTCTTCGCACCACCATGTTTATCAGTCCTGCACCATTAAGGACAGCTTTCACCACCTGCTTCCTGTCCTTATTGGTCAGGTCAATGTCATTAATCTTCAATAACCAATCATTCACTCTGGAAACATAAGAGAATGAATCATGAGAGGTTCAATAAACTATACattcagaaaataaacatgataGCATATTGAGGTTTATACCTTAACCTTCCATCTGCAATACTTCCTTTGTCCACCCTTGTAACAAATATTCCACAATCTCCTGGTAAATATGGATCATTTACCCCCTCAGCAATATCAAATCCAAGTGCCTTCAAATCCATGTCATCCTGTAAAGgcaataatataaaatgtcaataaatcCATTCATTTTGACAAGCTTTTTCATTATCATGGCACCAAATCACTCTCAGTTATAAGAACTGAGCACTGCTCTTACCCTGTCTTTCTCAAACTCTACCACCTCTGTCTCCCACTCCAGGGAGTCTGTGTCGATGGCTGAGTCGTGAGAGCTGTGGGCCATTAGCTGACAGAACCGGGCTTCCTTCTCCAATTGGCTCTCCATCTTCTCCCTTAACAAAGGGAGACATCACACACAGAGTCAAAGGTCAATCACTTGaggatggatggacagagacAACCAAAAGAAAGAATTGCACACAACCAGTCTGGGTTTGTATCTATAGGAATAAAATAACATGCAGAAAGTTAGGAAGTAAGACACTCTGAACTTCTTTTTATGTGGACCTGAACTTCTTACAGCTTTCTGTCATCTTCTATGTCCTCTCTCACACTGGAAAATACCTCCTGTTCTGTGGTTTAGGATATCAAATTTACTCATAAGAAAGCTAAGAACAGAATGCATACAATGCCCAACTGTTAGTAAGATACAGAGTCCTACTGAGGCATGGCACAGCTACCCTAGCTGTGACATTAAAACCCTAGTCATACATTGCTCTTCACCAAGGATAGACAAAGAAACTCTCAAAGTCACAGAATACTCTGTAGTGCTTTGACTGGAAATGGCTGTCATATACACTTTagccagcagagggcagttTTACATGCAGCATAAACACTGTCCTGTGCAGGGAAGTTGAGACAGTGAGAAACCAAAACACTGATGCTTTTCGGGATTACACTTTTAATCGGGGCATGTGGAATTGGCGCCAGACAAACAGCTGAGCTCAGTGAGGTCTCTGAAGGCAGAATATCACAGCTTACACCCAGCCACACACTGAGCACAACAGCTTGGCTtctacagacaaacacagtatGGGGCCCATTGTTGGCTGAGTAAAAGCAATGTTGCATTGTGCTCATTCAAATCCAGAAGGATTTTCCTTGTGCTGCAAATATGAGCGTCTCCTATCATTTTCATCGTAATTGAAGTTTTAGAACCATGTTGAGGGCTCACTTGAGTTCTTTGAGTTCTCGCAATGCATCGTTCTTCTGTTTCCTCATATCATCCAGATTACGCAGGGCATCAGCCAGATCACTGACTGCCCGGTCTCTTTCCCGCCGTAGGTTATCACACAGAGTCCTGTGGATGGAGAGCAGAGAtggggaaataaataaaaaaataaataaatataacaatgaAAAAGTGGTGTGTATTGGGAGAAGCAGGTGGTTCTATAAGATCTATGACACCATACAAACCCTCCAGCTCTGTCAGAACTCTTTGACAAACCAATTCACACACTGACCttatactctctctctctgccactaTTTTGTCCCTCTCTTGAAAAGCCCAGTCCCGTCGACATTTGGCCACCTCAGCTTCCTGTGTGGCCTCCTTCAGTTCCTGGGACATGGCCTCGTACTGTTTCCTAAGCATCTCAATCTCTTTATTGGCTCGTTCCATGTCCAGAGTTGCTGAGTCTTGTTTCTAAGAACATAGTGAGTATATTTGAATTAGTGTGCTctaaatgactgaaatgttcTAAGCAGATAATGTTGAGATTCTCCTGGTGCATGACGTTCAAAGAAATCACAGCTTCTCTTTTCATTCAAGTACATGACCATCAGGACTGTCAAGAGGGCCATCTAAAAGCAGACAGAGGTGTGACCTAAATCCCTGTAAGGGTCAAGGCACCAACGTACTTTAATCCACCAACTAAGAGCTCCCTGGATGCACTAAGCTCTTTATCACGTCTAACATTTAACTTTACACCATTATATCTAAGGTGAGGCGTGCCTGTTACCTGTCTGGCCTGATAATACTCTCGGAGCAGCTGATCCCTTTGAATGATGGCCTCAGTCCTCTCCTTGCGGGCCACGTCCCGCTCCTCCCGGACTGTCTCGATGTCTTTGCAGgcctggctcagctccttctggGCCTCGGCCTTGTCCTTCACCTCATGGCAGTACTTCTCCAGTAGCTCATTCCTCTCACAGATGGCCCTATCACGGTCCACTAGTGACGAGTTCAGCTCCTGTTTGCAGAACAAAAGGAGCTCAACAGAATGAGGGCAACACAACACTGACTCAttaatgcatgaaaaaaaagaattattcaAGGGCCAGTGCAGAGTTATCCAACACTAGTCATGAATCTCTTTTGTCTGTCAACCAAAGTGTTCAGAAATATTCTTCAAAAAGGAGGCGGTGGAACTGAACTATTTTTGTGCACTGTCCTGGGTGAAAATGgtctttgatccactgcctgcaaAAAAGGAGTTTGGCCCAGGTCATGAATGCACTCACTAAAAACCTGACAGCTTGATATTAAATTCTCAGGGGAAAGAGTTTAAGCTGACATTTATAGGTTTTGAGGGATAGGGTGGACATACTACTGGATCATCTATCTGTTCAGTAACTGTCAGTAAAACAGCAGGTTTCTTGGGAAGCCAAGTGAAGAGTAATGATGACAGTTTTATTCCTATATTTTTATAAACTGGAGTCTCCACTGTTTACCTAGCAACTGGGCCCATCCAAGAAATAGTCATGGCATATAGTCAGGCTGGATTAAACCAGTGTTAGAAAATATGCTTATTGGTCCTGGTAGGTCAATGTCTTGTGCATACAATATGacattatataataaatatataatttggTAATCAAAAGTTTAAGGATCATGTCATCAGTGAACACTTGATATTATTCAAATTGTTTGAGATTATTTAAtagtgtttttgtgaaatatatatttagatacaggacacgctggagggactatgtctctcggctggcctgggaatgcctggaggaagtgtccggggaaaaggaagtctgggcatccctgcttaggctactgcccctaCCACCTGGTACTGGATAATTGGAAGAAGATGGATATTTAGATACACTATTTTAATATAACTTATATTAAGAATGCATAAGCTGTAACTGTTTTATTAACTAGTTGCATATATTCTATATAATCATGAGTCTCATACCTGTCTTAGTGCCTCCAGCTCTTCACTGGCCACCACTCTCTCTGAAGAGGTGTTTTTCAGTCGGGCCTCAGCTGCCTCCAGTTCTGTCTGCAACTTGTCCAATTCTTTGATCACCTGGTCCCTCTCACTCATGATGAGGCGATACTCGTTGAACACAGAGTCCCTCTCCTCCTTGTACTTCTCGCAGTCCTTTCCTGCCTTCAGCTGCAAGTTCTTGTAGCGTGTCACCTCTGATTGCAGGcgctccatctctctctgcagctccttgTTCTGGGCCGAGGACTTGTTAAGCTCCTGTTGCACTGAATCAAACctggaagagaaagacagagagggttTATGTTTCACACTTTATAAGACAGAACTTGT is a genomic window of Mastacembelus armatus chromosome 15, fMasArm1.2, whole genome shotgun sequence containing:
- the dlg5a gene encoding disks large homolog 5a isoform X2 encodes the protein MEPKHKELLDQCHQNLLESITDADRVIELLIVSGTLSQLDRFELDQNCSSSAEKVDHLLKMLMNKESDHFLDLCVALEKAYPDLYAALFGNNGGGPVDHSTGSTYSVLSTMPSDSESSSSLSSVGSPVNGEASSPPPAINDNRPSGDNLDAILFQLRQVTRERDELRKRLALASPGTTFDDCRPNSKASHDYERLKSQCMRAMADLQSLQNQHTKTLKRCEEAVKEADFYHMLHSRVLGEQTQLKEAMETLRRDNAQLVREHNHLKQNCEELKRLHSQDQKELADLRLQQQQVMREKGSSEVLNKLYDTAMDKLEGVKKEYDALSKRYSEKVANHNTDLSRLEQAEEENRRLQKQIDALLKQRDSAMQYQQQYSTSMRRFDSVQQELNKSSAQNKELQREMERLQSEVTRYKNLQLKAGKDCEKYKEERDSVFNEYRLIMSERDQVIKELDKLQTELEAAEARLKNTSSERVVASEELEALRQELNSSLVDRDRAICERNELLEKYCHEVKDKAEAQKELSQACKDIETVREERDVARKERTEAIIQRDQLLREYYQARQKQDSATLDMERANKEIEMLRKQYEAMSQELKEATQEAEVAKCRRDWAFQERDKIVAERESIRTLCDNLRRERDRAVSDLADALRNLDDMRKQKNDALRELKELKEKMESQLEKEARFCQLMAHSSHDSAIDTDSLEWETEVVEFEKDRDDMDLKALGFDIAEGVNDPYLPGDCGIFVTRVDKGSIADGRLRVNDWLLKINDIDLTNKDRKQVVKAVLNGAGLINMVVRRRKSLGGRLVTPVHINLVGHKDSGIGLESGVFVTAIAQGSPAAREGSLTVGDRLIAINGIALDNKSVTECEALLRSCRDSLSLSLMKFFPHSTSGQNIFESLRESSEKSNGRIHLSEIHSRNSRNLKHNSSTQTDIFCPDVGSTSTSSISGERRKVRGESDEMYGDISKPFSSGSLLATSLRPASDLGSGRYGPSAFQECCPYTKAPSSLPFEPVSISDCITLETSLEKKHSGGTWPKMIVGSMSVAPDNTSPVTAAAQLSIYKSPKQRKSIFDPETFKRPETPSSKMEYMAANQIAAVAAAAVAASHSPQPSKSESLSSSSTPTPTPPTPPTRNDSFKFKHKHQSSSASDCTITSDGKGEAVISMAAGESRERSERERDRNGNHYFLDGKVLTSRKSCDEDIGRTRGEEPEVKRPRPKSAPALRRRMTPQTITLPTFQSYSNDEHSPEPRDLLRSSPSRSHRHSVGFVPTVYNGTLPPNSAHRGLAPCPAVTAVMRNPVYTVRSHRLHTSNCPSVASQICHQHTHTSPQHQGRLSLDLSQQKRTSDYSESSSSRSSRVSHGSSNNVHYRTERIKIPSTPRYPRSMLGSDRGSLSHSECSSPSLITPPQSPMNLETSSFASSQSQGSISTLPRISVSPVPIGERRKDRPYLEEPRNVIVHKGAEPLGISIVSGENGGIFVSKVTGGSIAHQAGLEYGDQLLEYNGINLRNATEQQARLIIGQQCDTITIMAQYNPHMYQLGNHSRSSSRLEPVSTQSTPQGSGAATPDNHSTIDTLSEQDEGTLTPSSKQTTPTTSPNSFIRMPSEGSRKAGEPRLVTVRRPGVEVGVTLCGGNLRGVYIESLDEDSPAASPEGLLPGDLILEYNSVNMKNKTAEEVYVEMLKPAETVTFKVHHRPDDFSLIKDVPGDGFYIRALYDRVGEAEGDLSFKKDDILYVDESLPKGSFGTWMAWQLDENAQKIQRGQIPSKYMMDQEFYRRHSVTEMKEDSSKTLSAAARRSFFRRKQKHKRSSSKDSKEMVALDTISTDSIPFLDDSVSLAYQRVQKVECTSPRPVLILGPLTDPVKEMLVKESPGKFCRCVLEVMKASQQAIERGVKDCLFIDYKRRSGHFDVTTVASIKEIADKGCHCLLDIAPHAIERLHSVHIYPIVVFVRYKNAKQIKEQKDPVYLRDKVSQKHSREQFESAQKIEQEYSKFFTGIVQGGTFPYICTQIMTIVDQEQSKVLWTPLGCP